From Streptomyces sp. SAI-135:
GTGCGTCATGGCGTGGGCTCGCCCCTGAAGGCCGTGCGGGAGCGTCTGGAGCGAGAGCCGAAGCTGCTCGGCAAGGGCCCCACCTCGGTGCTGTACGCGGTGGCCGACGCCGTCGTGGACCACTACCTGGAGGTGGCGACGGAGCTCGGGACCGATCTGGAGGAACTGGAGGCGGAGGTGTTCTCGCCGGACGGCGGCGGTTCCCGGGGCACCGCCTCGCGGATCTACACCTTCAAGCGGCAGATCCTGGAGTTCCGGCGGGCCACCGTCCCGCTGTCGATGCCGCTGACCCGGCTCGCCGGTGTGGGGACCTACGGCGGGACGGTGCCGTTCGTGAACGAGAAGGCGCGGCCCTTCTTCCGGGACGTCAACGACCATCTCGCGCGCGTGAACGAGTCGGTGGAGGGCCTGGACCGGCTGGTGTCGGACGTCCTGTCGGCGCATCTCGCGCAGATGAGCGTCCGGCAGAACGACGACATGCGGAAGATCTCCGCGTGGGCGGCCATGGCGGCGATCCCCACGATGATCGCGGGGATCTACGGCATGAACTTCGAGCACATGCCCGAGCTGCACTGGGTGTGGGCGTACCCGGCGGTGATCGCGCTGATGGGCGTGCTGGAAGTGCTGCTGTACCGGACGTTCAAGCGCCGGGGCTGGCTGTAGCGGGCGCTCCTCAGGCGAACTCGGGTGCCGAGGTGGCGGGTCCGCCGAGGGCGTCCCGGTGCTCCGGCGGCTTCAGGGAGACCATGCGGCGCCAGCCCGCGGCGCGTTCGTAGGCGTAGACGGCGTGGATGCCCGCGGCGAGGACGGCGGCCTTCGCGCGGGACCAGCCGAGGATGCGGCCCATGTGGGCCATCACCGCGAGGCTGACGTCCCGGTAGACGCGGATTTCGGCCAGCGCGCACTCCCTGAGCGTGCGCTGGATGGTGCGGCCGTGACCGGCGTGGGCGAAGCGCAGCAGTTCCTCGTGGCAGTAGGCGAGGTGGTTGTCCTCGTCGGCGGAGATCATCCGCACCGCCCGGCCGAGGTCGGGGTGGTCGGCGAAGTGCTTGCGCAGCAGTTCCATCTGCTCGGAGGCCCGCTGCTCGGTGACCCGGCTGTGGGCGAGGTAGGTGACGATGTCGTGCACGGTCAGCGGCTCGTCCCTGTTGAGCTTGTCGTGG
This genomic window contains:
- a CDS encoding ferritin-like domain-containing protein; this translates as MLSAKSLFQEILDHDESFRLFCSIAASGESQGGWENARIAALVPPSERALAPKITRHGADEDKHGRIFNALMKKRGLAPVPVPPETDYTMLLEKHGIGLAHDKLNRDEPLTVHDIVTYLAHSRVTEQRASEQMELLRKHFADHPDLGRAVRMISADEDNHLAYCHEELLRFAHAGHGRTIQRTLRECALAEIRVYRDVSLAVMAHMGRILGWSRAKAAVLAAGIHAVYAYERAAGWRRMVSLKPPEHRDALGGPATSAPEFA
- the corA gene encoding magnesium/cobalt transporter CorA, producing MIVDCAIYREGRRSEGPEDLSDALDQARLAGGFVWIGLHEPTEKEFELVTKEFGLHPLAVEDALKAHQRPKLEVYDDSLFVVLKPVVYEPESDTVSTGEVMLFLGDAFVVTVRHGVGSPLKAVRERLEREPKLLGKGPTSVLYAVADAVVDHYLEVATELGTDLEELEAEVFSPDGGGSRGTASRIYTFKRQILEFRRATVPLSMPLTRLAGVGTYGGTVPFVNEKARPFFRDVNDHLARVNESVEGLDRLVSDVLSAHLAQMSVRQNDDMRKISAWAAMAAIPTMIAGIYGMNFEHMPELHWVWAYPAVIALMGVLEVLLYRTFKRRGWL